From the Actinomycetota bacterium genome, the window TTAATGAGGGGGAGAGGGTCATTGTTGAGTCCCTGAGGGGAAGTGCCGAGTTTGTGGTAAGACTGACCGATGAGATCGACTCCAGGGTGGTCTTTATCCCGCACGGCTGGGAAGACGCGAACGCAAATATGCTGACCGACAACGAGATTCTCGATCCCATATCGGGTTTTCCCGCCGACAGGGCGCTTTTGGCGAAGATCAGGAAAAAGGGATAACCGGCCCGCTCCGCACTCGTTTCTATATGTCCGATTCATCGGGCCGACAAAGCTTCTCTGCAATAAGCCCCATAAATGGGCAATTGCGGATATTTCAATGAGTTACAAAATCCCTGAAATAAGAATGCCAATGGACAGGCTTGTCTAATTGATAACATAATGTTATATATAAAATAAGTGTTTTAGTGCAACGCTATACTATTCGATCAACCGGCAAGACAAGAATCAAGGAGGAAACACATGTCCGAAGATTATCGCAAAATGTGGGAAGACCTCGGCCTCGACCTCGAAGCCCACGACCAACTGCTAGCCGTGATACCCCAGATGTACGGGGATATCTACATGAGCCAGCAGAATCGCCCCGAAGGGATGTCCTATCTCGACTTTGTCATGTCGGAGATCCACGGCTTGAGAGTCAAGGAACTCAATGACCTGCGCGAGGCGGGCGGCAAAGTCGTAGGCGCATTCTGCCTCTATGTGCCGGAGGAGGTCGTGCTGGCCGGCGGCGCGGCTTGTGTCGGCATCTGCGGCGGCGCCGACTGGGGCGCGGCCGAGGCCGAAAAAGTGTTGCCAAGAAACCTCTGCCCGCTCATCAAGTCGTTCATGGGCTTTAAACTAACCAAGGTCTGCCCATATTTCGAGTCGAGCGACATGATAGTCGGCGAGACCACCTGCGACGGCAAGAAGAAGACCTACGAGGTTCTCGGCGAGTATACCAATGTCCACGTTATGCACACGCCGCAGACCAAGGACGAGGCGAGCCGCACGCTCTGGCTTGACGAGGTGAAAAAATTCAAAGAGACGATGGAAGAGCTTACCGGAAACACCATCGACGCGGCGGCGCTTGCGCGGGGGGTCGCAAGCGTAAACGCGAAGCGGGCCGCACTGAGACGTATGAACGAGGCGCGCAAAGCGAGCCCGGTACCGATAAGCGGCAAAGACGCGCTCCTTATCGAGCAGGTCGCGTTCTACGACGACCCGCTGCGTTTCACCCAGATGATAAACAAGGTAAGCGACGAGCTGGAGCAGCGAATCGCCGATGGTGTCGGCGTGGCTCCAGAAGATGCGCCG encodes:
- a CDS encoding 2-hydroxyacyl-CoA dehydratase; its protein translation is MSEDYRKMWEDLGLDLEAHDQLLAVIPQMYGDIYMSQQNRPEGMSYLDFVMSEIHGLRVKELNDLREAGGKVVGAFCLYVPEEVVLAGGAACVGICGGADWGAAEAEKVLPRNLCPLIKSFMGFKLTKVCPYFESSDMIVGETTCDGKKKTYEVLGEYTNVHVMHTPQTKDEASRTLWLDEVKKFKETMEELTGNTIDAAALARGVASVNAKRAALRRMNEARKASPVPISGKDALLIEQVAFYDDPLRFTQMINKVSDELEQRIADGVGVAPEDAPRILISGCPMAIPNWKMHHIVESTGAIIVGEEACIGHRYFRDMVDESPSDLDGELAAVADRYMKLDCACFTPNKERLDNITQLVKDYKVDGVIHYALQFCDPFTVEYNSVERTLKEAGVPVLRIETDYSMEDAGQLSTRVEAFMERIKEAQGAIV